In the Brassica napus cultivar Da-Ae chromosome A7, Da-Ae, whole genome shotgun sequence genome, one interval contains:
- the LOC106360332 gene encoding probable E3 ubiquitin-protein ligase RHA4A, whose translation MEIEIHRAEVYTRVSNLPRHLMWVTNTVQINLDELIRHETGAVTVLGSRRIRLRPRGRGFRPRQLAGLLRDEHVPESPYLGRKIALDINQQFAFDSSLQQQQSVFVSVNVKLIRERTLMPPLPPPDFLHTPPSWSRGASSQVFQRLSEEQRMESRDLVLKNETQCSICIDDLSKTRENIIELPQCLHVFHQDCLFEWLRRQNSCPLCRRVPYEI comes from the coding sequence ATGGAAATCGAAATTCATAGAGCTGAAGTCTACACGAGGGTGTCTAACCTACCGAGACACTTGATGTGGGTTACCAACACAGTCCAAATTAATCTAGACGAATTGATCCGACACGAAACTGGAGCGGTAACTGTTTTAGGATCACGTCGCATCCGCTTGAGGCCACGTGGCCGCGGCTTCAGGCCACGTCAGCTCGCTGGGCTCCTTCGTGACGAACATGTTCCTGAGTCTCCATACTTGGGCAGAAAAATCGCTCTTGATATCAATCAGCAATTTGcttttgattcttctcttcaacaacaacaatctgTTTTCGTATCGGTCAATGTCAAACTGATCAGAGAGAGGACGCTTATGCCCCCACTGCCGCCGCCTGATTTTCTTCACACTCCTCCGTCCTGGTCGAGAGGTGCTTCGAGTCAAGTTTTTCAGAGGCTGTCTGAAGAACAGAGAATGGAGTCCAGAGATTTGGTTTTGAAAAACGAGACTCAGTGTTCCATTTGTATTGATGACTTGTCCAAGACTCGTGAGAACATCATTGAACTGCCTCAGTGTTTGCATGTTTTTCATCAAGATTGTCTCTTTGAGTGGCTACGTCGGCAAAACTCGTGTCCTCTGTGCAGGAGAGTTCCGTACGAGATATAA